The proteins below are encoded in one region of Anguilla anguilla isolate fAngAng1 chromosome 3, fAngAng1.pri, whole genome shotgun sequence:
- the LOC118223437 gene encoding misshapen-like kinase 1 isoform X9, which translates to MSESAPTRSLDDIDLAALRDPAGIFELVEVVGNGTYGQVYKGRHVKTGQLAAIKVMDVTEEEEEEIKAEINMLKKYSHHRNIATYYGAFVKKSPPGNDDQLWLVMEFCGAGSVTDLVKNTKGSSLKEDWIAYICREILRGLAHLHVHKVIHRDIKGQNVLLTENAEVKLVDFGVSAQLDRTVGRRNTFIGTPYWMAPEVIACDENPDSTYDYRSDIWSLGITAIEMAEGAPPLCDMHPMRALFLIPRNPPPKLKSKKWSKKFIDFIESCLIKTYPNRPSTEQLLKHPFIRDQPTERQVRIQLKDHIDRTRKKRGDKEEMEYEYSGSDDEEENRADDGEPSSILNVPGESTLRRDFLRLQQENKERSEALKRQQAQLVAQRRDPEEHKRQLLHDRQKRIEEQKEQRRRLEEQQKKEREMVRQQEKGPPRRLDELRREEDRRMAERDQEFIRLKLEEEQRQLEVLQQQLLQEQALLMEYKRKQLEEQRQSERLQRQLQQEHAYLVSLQQQQQQQHQQQQQQQQDKKLYHYSKNSEPNNKPAWAREDPSPTPAPRSIPSRQIMRRNSDPPFESFAPQPRPIARDERGPWVRMQIPEQPPKVPQRTTSIAVALNSNVAPGVKHPARASNPDLSHNDRWERGDGVGVASNQPQTSSLERHHILASSKTESSPILPQDGRPKPAEPRSSSRPGRPASYKRAIGEDHRSHVKERQDEPPRPPAKAMDYSSSSESGESSEESEGGEGLEEEEEESPSDRVRDADSDSVNTMVVHDEEGEAVLPVQAGGYGDQTMLVQRTPENRGHNGYTNLPDVVQPSHSPTESASQDNAFDYQLRGLIKTPGKSSFTTFVDLGMYQPHGVPEESISAAGFGARFEQMRTEGRKGSVVNVNPANTRPHSDNPEIRKYKKRFNSEILCAALWGVNLLVGTENGLKLLDRSGQGKVYPLINSRRFQQMDVLEGLNLLITISGKKNKVRVYYLSWLRNKILHNDPEVEKKQGWTTVGEMEGCVHYKVVKYERIKFLVIALKNSVEVYAWAPKPYHKFMAFKSFADLPHKPQLVDLTVEEGQRLKVIYGSSAGFHAIDVDSGNNYDIYIPVHIQSQVTPHAIVFLPSSDGMEMLVCYEDEGVYVNTYGRIIKDVVLQWGEMPTSVAYICSNQIMGWGEKAIEIRAVETGHLDGVFMHKRAQRLKFLCERNDKVFFASVRSGGSSQVYFMTLNRNCIMNW; encoded by the exons GATCCAGCAGGGATCTTTGAGCTGGTGGAGGTTGTGGGAAATGGAACCTACGGTCAGGTGTACAAG GGTCGCCATGTGAAGACCGGTCAGCTCGCCGCCATCAAGGTGATGGACGtcactgaggaggaggaggaggagatcaaGGCCGAGATCAACATGCTGAAGAAGTACAGCCACCACCGCAACATCGCCACCTACTACGGGGCCTTCGTCAAGAAGAGCCCCCCCGGAAACGACGACCAGCTCTGG CTGGTGATGGAGTTCTGTGGGGCTGGCTCTGTCACCGATCTGGTGAAGAACACCAAGGGGAGCTCTTTGAAGGAGGACTGGATCGCCTATATCTGCAGAGAGATCCTGAGA GGACTGGCTCACCTTCACGTCCACAAGGTCATCCACAGAGACATCAAAGGCCAGAACGTTCTGCTGACGGAAAACGCGGAGGTCAAACTGG TGGATTTTGGAGTGAGCGCCCAGCTGGACAGGACAGTGGGGCGGAGGAACACTTTCATCGGCACACCTTATTGGATGGCTCCCGAGGTCATAGCCTGTGACGAAAACCCAGACTCTACCTATGACTACAGG AGTGACATCTGGTCTCTGGGGATCACAGCCATAGAGATGGCAGAGGGAGCCCCAC cactgTGTGACATGCACCCAATGAGAGCTCTCTTCCTCATCCCCCGAAACCCCCCTCCCAAACTTAAGTCCAAGAAATG GTCAAAGAAGTTCATCGACTTCATAGAGAGTTGCCTGATTAAGACCTACCCCAACCGGCCCTCCACAGAGCAGCTGCTGAAGCACCCCTTCATCCGGGACCAGCCCACCGAGAGGCAGGTCCGCATCCAGCTCAAGGACCACATCGACCGCACCCGCAAGAAGAGAGGGGACAAGG AGGAGATGGAGTATGAGTACAGCGGCagtgatgatgaggaggagaaCCGCGCGGATGACGGAGAGcccag CTCCATCCTGAACGTGCCGGGCGAGTCGACGCTGAGGCGGGACTTCCTGCGCCTGCAGCAGGAGAACAAGGAGCGGTCGGAGGCGCTGAAGAGGCAGCAGGCGCAGCTGGTCGCTCAGCGCCGCGACCCCGAGGAGCACAAGAGGCAGCTGCTCCACGACCGGCAGAAGCGCATCGAGGAGCAGAAGGAGCAGCGGCGCCGGCTGGAGGAG caaCAGAAGAAGGAGCGCGAGATGGTGCGACAGCAGGAGAAAGGCCCCCCCCGCAGGCTGGAcgagctgaggagagaggaggacaggaggatggccGAAAGGGACCAG GAGTTCATAAGACTTAAGTTAGAGGAGGAACAGCGACAGTTAGAAGTTCTCCAGCAGCAGCTACTTCAGGAACAGGCCCTGCTCATG GAGTACAAGCGcaagcagctggaggagcagcggcAGTCGGAGAGGCTGCAgaggcagctgcagcaggagcacgCCTACCTGGtctccctgcagcagcagcagcagcagcagcaccagcagcaacagcagcagcagcaggacaaGAAGCTGTACCACTACAGCAAGAACTCTGAGCCCAACAACAAGCCCGCCTGGGCCCGAGAG gatccctcccccacccccgctccccgctccatCCCCTCTAGGCAAATCATGCGCCGCAACTCGGACCCCCCCTTCGAGAGCTTTGCCCCCCAGCCGCGTCCGATCGCCAGGGACGAGCGCGGGCCCTGGGTCCGCATGCAGATCCCCGAGCAGCCCCCCAAG GTGCCCCAGAGAACAACCTCCATCGCTGTAGCCCTGAACAGCAACGTGGCGCCGGGCGTCAAACACCCGGCTCGGGCCAG TAACCCAGACTTAAGCCATAATGACCGCTGGGAGAGAGGtgatggggtgggtgtggcatccaaccagccccaaaccagctcCCTGGAGAGACATCACATCCTGG CATCTTCAAAGACGGAGTCGTCCCCCATTCTGCCCCAGGACGGGCGCCCCAAGCCAGCGGAGCCCCGCAGCTCTTCTCGGCCGGGTCGTCCCGCG AGTTATAAGAGAGCTATAGGAGAG GACCACAGGTCCCACGTGAAGGAGCGTCAGGACGAGCCCCCGAGACCGCCCGCCAAGGCCATGGactactcctcctcctcggagAGCGGCGAGAGCAGCGAGGAGAGCGAGGGCGGAgaggggctggaggaggaggaggaggagagccccTCTGACCG TGTCCGTGATGCGGACTCTGACTCGGTGAACACCATGGTGGTCCACGATGAAGAGGGCGAGGCTGTGTTGCCGGTGCAGGCCGGAGGCTACGGGGATCAGACCATGCTGGTCCAGAGG ACCCCAGAGAATCGCGGTCACAACGGCTACACGAACCTGCCGGACGTGGTGCAGCCGTCTCACTCCCCCACCGAGTCTGCGTCTCAGGACAACGCCTTCGAT TATCAGTTGCGGGGATTGATCAAGACTCCGGGCAAATCTTCCTTCACCACCTTCGTGGACCTGGGAATGTACCAGCCACACGGGGTTCCAGAGGAGTCCATCTCGGCGGCAG GTTTTGGCGCCAGGTTCGAGCAAATGAGGACGGAAGGGCGCAAGGGCTCTGTGGTGAACGTGAACCCGGCCAACACCCGGCCCCACAGCGACAACCCCGAGATCCGCAAGTACAAGAAGAGGTTCAACTCAGAGATCCTGTGCGCTGCACTGTGGG gGGTGAACCTGCTGGTTGGCACGGAGAATGGGCTGAAGCTGCTGGACCGCAGCGGGCAGGGGAAGGTCTACCCCCTCATCAACTCCCGCCGGTTCCAGCAGATGGACGTCCTGGAGGGGCTCAACCTGCTCATCACCATATCAG GTAAGAAGAACAAGGTGCGGGTGTACTACCTGTCCTGGCTGAGGAACAAGATCCTGCACAACGACCCTGAGGTGGAGAAGAAGCAGGGCTGGACTACAGTGGGAGAGATGGAAGGGTGTGTCCACTACAAAGTGG TGAAATACGAGAGAATCAAGTTCTTGGTGATCGCCCTGAAGAATTCGGTGGAGGTGTACGCCTGGGCTCCCAAGCCTTATCACAAGTTCATGGCTTTCAAG TCCTTTGCTGACCTGCCCCACAAGCCCCAGCTGGTTGACCTAACGGTAGAggaaggtcaaaggttaaaggtcatcTATGGGTCCAGTGCAGGGTTTCACGCTATCGATGTTGACTCTGGAAACAACTATGACATCTACATCCCTGTGCAT ATCCAGAGCCAGGTGACGCCCCACGCCATCGTGTTCCTGCCCAGCTCTGACGGCATGGAGATGCTGGTCTGCTACGAGGACGAGGGCGTCTACGTCAACACCTACGGCCGCATCATCAAGGACGTGGTGCTGCAGTGGGGCGAGATGCCCACCTCCGTCG CCTACATCTGCTCCAACCAGATCATGGGCTGGGGGGAGAAGGCCATCGAGATCCGCGCCGTGGAGACCGGCCACCTGGACGGAGTCTTCATGCACAAGAGAGCCCAGAGACTCAAGTTCCTGTGTGAGAGAAACGACAAG GTGTTCTTTGCTTCTGTGCGTTCTGGAGGCAGCAGTCAGGTCTACTTCATGACTTTGAACAGGAACTGCATCATGAACTGGTGA
- the LOC118223437 gene encoding misshapen-like kinase 1 isoform X8, with protein MSESAPTRSLDDIDLAALRDPAGIFELVEVVGNGTYGQVYKGRHVKTGQLAAIKVMDVTEEEEEEIKAEINMLKKYSHHRNIATYYGAFVKKSPPGNDDQLWLVMEFCGAGSVTDLVKNTKGSSLKEDWIAYICREILRGLAHLHVHKVIHRDIKGQNVLLTENAEVKLVDFGVSAQLDRTVGRRNTFIGTPYWMAPEVIACDENPDSTYDYRSDIWSLGITAIEMAEGAPPLCDMHPMRALFLIPRNPPPKLKSKKWSKKFIDFIESCLIKTYPNRPSTEQLLKHPFIRDQPTERQVRIQLKDHIDRTRKKRGDKEEMEYEYSGSDDEEENRADDGEPSSILNVPGESTLRRDFLRLQQENKERSEALKRQQAQLVAQRRDPEEHKRQLLHDRQKRIEEQKEQRRRLEEQQKKEREMVRQQEKGPPRRLDELRREEDRRMAERDQEFIRLKLEEEQRQLEVLQQQLLQEQALLMEYKRKQLEEQRQSERLQRQLQQEHAYLVSLQQQQQQQHQQQQQQQQDKKLYHYSKNSEPNNKPAWAREFQMAHLVPLKPYAAPVPRSQSLCDQPTKTMSAFPTQDPSPTPAPRSIPSRQIMRRNSDPPFESFAPQPRPIARDERGPWVRMQIPEQPPKVPQRTTSIAVALNSNVAPGVKHPARASNPDLSHNDRWERGDGVGVASNQPQTSSLERHHILASSKTESSPILPQDGRPKPAEPRSSSRPGRPASYKRAIGEDHRSHVKERQDEPPRPPAKAMDYSSSSESGESSEESEGGEGLEEEEEESPSDRVRDADSDSVNTMVVHDEEGEAVLPVQAGGYGDQTMLVQRTPENRGHNGYTNLPDVVQPSHSPTESASQDNAFDYQLRGLIKTPGKSSFTTFVDLGMYQPHGVPEESISAAGFGARFEQMRTEGRKGSVVNVNPANTRPHSDNPEIRKYKKRFNSEILCAALWGVNLLVGTENGLKLLDRSGQGKVYPLINSRRFQQMDVLEGLNLLITISGKKNKVRVYYLSWLRNKILHNDPEVEKKQGWTTVGEMEGCVHYKVVKYERIKFLVIALKNSVEVYAWAPKPYHKFMAFKSFADLPHKPQLVDLTVEEGQRLKVIYGSSAGFHAIDVDSGNNYDIYIPVHIQSQVTPHAIVFLPSSDGMEMLVCYEDEGVYVNTYGRIIKDVVLQWGEMPTSVAYICSNQIMGWGEKAIEIRAVETGHLDGVFMHKRAQRLKFLCERNDKVFFASVRSGGSSQVYFMTLNRNCIMNW; from the exons GATCCAGCAGGGATCTTTGAGCTGGTGGAGGTTGTGGGAAATGGAACCTACGGTCAGGTGTACAAG GGTCGCCATGTGAAGACCGGTCAGCTCGCCGCCATCAAGGTGATGGACGtcactgaggaggaggaggaggagatcaaGGCCGAGATCAACATGCTGAAGAAGTACAGCCACCACCGCAACATCGCCACCTACTACGGGGCCTTCGTCAAGAAGAGCCCCCCCGGAAACGACGACCAGCTCTGG CTGGTGATGGAGTTCTGTGGGGCTGGCTCTGTCACCGATCTGGTGAAGAACACCAAGGGGAGCTCTTTGAAGGAGGACTGGATCGCCTATATCTGCAGAGAGATCCTGAGA GGACTGGCTCACCTTCACGTCCACAAGGTCATCCACAGAGACATCAAAGGCCAGAACGTTCTGCTGACGGAAAACGCGGAGGTCAAACTGG TGGATTTTGGAGTGAGCGCCCAGCTGGACAGGACAGTGGGGCGGAGGAACACTTTCATCGGCACACCTTATTGGATGGCTCCCGAGGTCATAGCCTGTGACGAAAACCCAGACTCTACCTATGACTACAGG AGTGACATCTGGTCTCTGGGGATCACAGCCATAGAGATGGCAGAGGGAGCCCCAC cactgTGTGACATGCACCCAATGAGAGCTCTCTTCCTCATCCCCCGAAACCCCCCTCCCAAACTTAAGTCCAAGAAATG GTCAAAGAAGTTCATCGACTTCATAGAGAGTTGCCTGATTAAGACCTACCCCAACCGGCCCTCCACAGAGCAGCTGCTGAAGCACCCCTTCATCCGGGACCAGCCCACCGAGAGGCAGGTCCGCATCCAGCTCAAGGACCACATCGACCGCACCCGCAAGAAGAGAGGGGACAAGG AGGAGATGGAGTATGAGTACAGCGGCagtgatgatgaggaggagaaCCGCGCGGATGACGGAGAGcccag CTCCATCCTGAACGTGCCGGGCGAGTCGACGCTGAGGCGGGACTTCCTGCGCCTGCAGCAGGAGAACAAGGAGCGGTCGGAGGCGCTGAAGAGGCAGCAGGCGCAGCTGGTCGCTCAGCGCCGCGACCCCGAGGAGCACAAGAGGCAGCTGCTCCACGACCGGCAGAAGCGCATCGAGGAGCAGAAGGAGCAGCGGCGCCGGCTGGAGGAG caaCAGAAGAAGGAGCGCGAGATGGTGCGACAGCAGGAGAAAGGCCCCCCCCGCAGGCTGGAcgagctgaggagagaggaggacaggaggatggccGAAAGGGACCAG GAGTTCATAAGACTTAAGTTAGAGGAGGAACAGCGACAGTTAGAAGTTCTCCAGCAGCAGCTACTTCAGGAACAGGCCCTGCTCATG GAGTACAAGCGcaagcagctggaggagcagcggcAGTCGGAGAGGCTGCAgaggcagctgcagcaggagcacgCCTACCTGGtctccctgcagcagcagcagcagcagcagcaccagcagcaacagcagcagcagcaggacaaGAAGCTGTACCACTACAGCAAGAACTCTGAGCCCAACAACAAGCCCGCCTGGGCCCGAGAG TTTCAGATGGCCCACCTGGTCCCCCTGAAGCCGTACGCTGCCCCGGTCCCTCGCTCACAGTCCCTCTGTGACCAGCCCACTAAGACCATGTCTGCCTTCCCCACCCAGgatccctcccccacccccgctccccgctccatCCCCTCTAGGCAAATCATGCGCCGCAACTCGGACCCCCCCTTCGAGAGCTTTGCCCCCCAGCCGCGTCCGATCGCCAGGGACGAGCGCGGGCCCTGGGTCCGCATGCAGATCCCCGAGCAGCCCCCCAAG GTGCCCCAGAGAACAACCTCCATCGCTGTAGCCCTGAACAGCAACGTGGCGCCGGGCGTCAAACACCCGGCTCGGGCCAG TAACCCAGACTTAAGCCATAATGACCGCTGGGAGAGAGGtgatggggtgggtgtggcatccaaccagccccaaaccagctcCCTGGAGAGACATCACATCCTGG CATCTTCAAAGACGGAGTCGTCCCCCATTCTGCCCCAGGACGGGCGCCCCAAGCCAGCGGAGCCCCGCAGCTCTTCTCGGCCGGGTCGTCCCGCG AGTTATAAGAGAGCTATAGGAGAG GACCACAGGTCCCACGTGAAGGAGCGTCAGGACGAGCCCCCGAGACCGCCCGCCAAGGCCATGGactactcctcctcctcggagAGCGGCGAGAGCAGCGAGGAGAGCGAGGGCGGAgaggggctggaggaggaggaggaggagagccccTCTGACCG TGTCCGTGATGCGGACTCTGACTCGGTGAACACCATGGTGGTCCACGATGAAGAGGGCGAGGCTGTGTTGCCGGTGCAGGCCGGAGGCTACGGGGATCAGACCATGCTGGTCCAGAGG ACCCCAGAGAATCGCGGTCACAACGGCTACACGAACCTGCCGGACGTGGTGCAGCCGTCTCACTCCCCCACCGAGTCTGCGTCTCAGGACAACGCCTTCGAT TATCAGTTGCGGGGATTGATCAAGACTCCGGGCAAATCTTCCTTCACCACCTTCGTGGACCTGGGAATGTACCAGCCACACGGGGTTCCAGAGGAGTCCATCTCGGCGGCAG GTTTTGGCGCCAGGTTCGAGCAAATGAGGACGGAAGGGCGCAAGGGCTCTGTGGTGAACGTGAACCCGGCCAACACCCGGCCCCACAGCGACAACCCCGAGATCCGCAAGTACAAGAAGAGGTTCAACTCAGAGATCCTGTGCGCTGCACTGTGGG gGGTGAACCTGCTGGTTGGCACGGAGAATGGGCTGAAGCTGCTGGACCGCAGCGGGCAGGGGAAGGTCTACCCCCTCATCAACTCCCGCCGGTTCCAGCAGATGGACGTCCTGGAGGGGCTCAACCTGCTCATCACCATATCAG GTAAGAAGAACAAGGTGCGGGTGTACTACCTGTCCTGGCTGAGGAACAAGATCCTGCACAACGACCCTGAGGTGGAGAAGAAGCAGGGCTGGACTACAGTGGGAGAGATGGAAGGGTGTGTCCACTACAAAGTGG TGAAATACGAGAGAATCAAGTTCTTGGTGATCGCCCTGAAGAATTCGGTGGAGGTGTACGCCTGGGCTCCCAAGCCTTATCACAAGTTCATGGCTTTCAAG TCCTTTGCTGACCTGCCCCACAAGCCCCAGCTGGTTGACCTAACGGTAGAggaaggtcaaaggttaaaggtcatcTATGGGTCCAGTGCAGGGTTTCACGCTATCGATGTTGACTCTGGAAACAACTATGACATCTACATCCCTGTGCAT ATCCAGAGCCAGGTGACGCCCCACGCCATCGTGTTCCTGCCCAGCTCTGACGGCATGGAGATGCTGGTCTGCTACGAGGACGAGGGCGTCTACGTCAACACCTACGGCCGCATCATCAAGGACGTGGTGCTGCAGTGGGGCGAGATGCCCACCTCCGTCG CCTACATCTGCTCCAACCAGATCATGGGCTGGGGGGAGAAGGCCATCGAGATCCGCGCCGTGGAGACCGGCCACCTGGACGGAGTCTTCATGCACAAGAGAGCCCAGAGACTCAAGTTCCTGTGTGAGAGAAACGACAAG GTGTTCTTTGCTTCTGTGCGTTCTGGAGGCAGCAGTCAGGTCTACTTCATGACTTTGAACAGGAACTGCATCATGAACTGGTGA